From Mercenaria mercenaria strain notata chromosome 17, MADL_Memer_1, whole genome shotgun sequence, the proteins below share one genomic window:
- the LOC123535923 gene encoding uncharacterized protein LOC123535923, whose protein sequence is MAAESLDSETWLSDTIETGSITFENYSVPFRKDRVGDSHGGVLVYVKTHIPAIRRYDLEVHGIECIWIELRVSNKKLLFGTFYRPPNSLPIVLTNIENSIGLAYDTESSNSLIDLFLLSSACKIAICGVGEPFLDQNVRYHCPIFCCLNHIKPKTVSFKRTVWQFDTADYDGLRREASQVDWDSLFHNDIDTYTENIIEKIRHISQQFIPHKQITVRQKDPPWMHNEIRKHIRKRKRMYDGAKITQNQEHWKQYKQIRNKTVDLIRNAKTNMSIKLCDKLKSQQLSPTDYWKTLKQFIKSSSDNSQIPVLKQNDIYYTDNVDKANLLNTYFQAQTITDDSNKQLLSIHTNQTAPLLDSISITQEEVAITLQSLTLGKAAGPDNINNRVLKELSQELAKPLCDLFNYSLSIGKVPTEWKLANVCAIFKKNDPKEVSDYRPISLLSTISKVMEKIIHKHVFNFFVSNNAITSL, encoded by the exons aTGGCGGcagaatctctcgattcag AAACATGGCTTAGTGATACCATCGAGACCGGttccataacatttgaaaactaTTCAGTACCTTTTCGTAAAGACAGAGTCGGTGATTCTCATGGAGGAGTATTAGTTTACGTCAAGACTCACATTCCTGCAATACGAAGATATGATTTAGAAGTACATGGAATTGAATGCATTTGGATTGAATTAAGAGTGTCCAACAAAAAGTTACTTTTTGGGACATTCTATCGCCCTCCTAATTCATTACCAATAGTTCTTACTAATATAGAAAATTCAATTGGATTAGCCTACGATACTG AATCCTCAAACTCACTTATAGATCTCTTCCTTCTTTCGTCAGCATGTAAAATAGCTATCTGTGGTGTTGGGGAACCTTTCCTTGATCAAAATGTTCGTTACCATTGCCCTATCTTCTGCTGTCTTAATCACATAAAACCAAAGACTGTGAGTTTCAAAAGAACTGTATGGCAATTTGATACTGCTGATTATGACGGTTTGCGGCGGGAAGCTTCTCAAGTAGACTGGGACTCACTTTTTCACAATGACATTGACACATACACTGAAAATATAATAGAGAAAATTAGACACATTTCACAACAGTTTATACCACACAAACAAATAACAGTTCGCCAGAAGGACCCACCATGGATGCATAATGAAATTCGAAAGCATATTAGGAAAAGAAAACGTATGTATGATGGAGCTAAAATTACACAGAATCAAGAACACTGGAAACAGTACAAACAGATACGTAACAAAACTGTAGATCTGATTAGAAATGCCAAAACAAACATGTCTATTAAACTCTGTGACAAATTGAAATCCCAGCAACTATCACCCACCGATTACTGGAAAACACTCAAACAATTTATCAAATCAAGTTCAGATAACTCTCAAATACCAGTCCTTAAACAGAATGACATATACTATACTGACAATGTTGATAAAGCTAATTTACTCAACACGTACTTTCAAGCACAAACTATAACTGATGACAGTAACAAACAACTTCTATCAATACATACTAATCAAACTGCGCCACTTTTAGATTCTATCTCAATCACCCAAGAGGAGGTTGCCATCACACTTCAATCACTTACATTAGGAAAAGCTGCTGGTCCGGATAATATTAACAACAGAGTCCTTAAAGAATTATCTCAAGAATTAGCCAAGCCCCTGTGTGACCTATTCAACTACTCACTATCGATTGGCAAAGTTCCGACAGAGTGGAAGTTAGCGAATGTATGtgctatttttaaaaagaatgatccCAAGGAAGTCTCAGATTACAGACCAATATCATTACTTAGTACAATTAGCAAAGTGATGGAGAAAATCATCCACAAGCATGTAttcaacttttttgtttctaataaTGCTATAACTTCTTTATAA